The Brevinematales bacterium genome window below encodes:
- a CDS encoding class I SAM-dependent RNA methyltransferase produces MLPDNKEFRKIKSVCRQVELTIEKYASDGVSIGYDDNKVIFVRYAIPGERVKVNIYKETKDYALAEPLEIITPSPDRIVPECKYFGLCGGCDYQMLDYARQLEIKTSLVLEAFHKIGKLEIEKLSGIVSSGQEFYYRNTETFKVNPRRQLIGFFRKDTKFIVDLEECRLAMPDINKAMNYMRTIEPYPPHNFKVRSTSLGETTVNWVDTDIYEDRPLYEDITACGKTIRYKISKDSFFQVNNSVIPLWLEKIVGFLDESHNERIFDLYCGIGLITLFVAPFARETIGVEIAKSSVKDAEHNLEINRDTGLKDANIRFILGDVMQALPGLGNADVMIIDPPRRGADRPVLDLMMGMEPGKIIYSSCKPSTMARDLQILSEKYEIKEIYLVDMFPQTHHVEMLSLLVRK; encoded by the coding sequence ATGCTGCCGGATAACAAAGAATTTCGTAAGATAAAAAGCGTCTGCCGTCAGGTCGAACTCACTATCGAGAAATACGCGTCGGACGGCGTCAGTATCGGGTACGACGATAACAAGGTGATTTTCGTCCGTTATGCCATACCCGGCGAACGGGTCAAGGTCAATATTTATAAAGAGACCAAAGACTACGCTCTCGCCGAGCCGCTGGAGATCATTACGCCATCGCCGGACAGGATTGTCCCGGAATGTAAATATTTCGGCCTCTGCGGGGGATGCGACTACCAGATGCTCGATTATGCCCGCCAATTGGAGATTAAAACATCGCTGGTGCTCGAGGCGTTCCATAAAATCGGTAAACTCGAAATAGAAAAATTGTCGGGCATCGTCTCGTCGGGGCAGGAGTTCTATTACCGCAACACCGAAACATTTAAGGTCAACCCGCGCAGACAGCTCATCGGGTTCTTCAGGAAGGATACCAAGTTTATCGTCGATCTCGAGGAATGCAGGCTCGCGATGCCGGATATCAATAAAGCGATGAATTATATGCGTACTATCGAGCCGTATCCCCCGCATAACTTCAAAGTCCGCAGCACGTCCCTCGGGGAGACCACTGTGAACTGGGTGGATACCGATATCTACGAAGACCGTCCGCTATACGAGGATATCACCGCCTGCGGAAAGACCATCCGTTATAAAATATCCAAGGATAGTTTCTTCCAGGTGAATAATTCCGTCATACCGCTCTGGCTCGAGAAAATAGTCGGGTTCCTCGACGAGAGCCATAACGAGAGGATTTTCGATCTCTACTGCGGAATAGGGCTGATTACGCTGTTTGTCGCGCCGTTCGCGAGAGAGACGATCGGGGTGGAGATCGCTAAGAGCTCGGTCAAGGACGCCGAGCATAATCTCGAGATCAACCGCGACACCGGGCTGAAGGACGCGAATATCCGTTTCATCCTCGGCGATGTGATGCAGGCTCTCCCGGGATTGGGGAACGCCGATGTGATGATTATCGATCCGCCGAGACGCGGCGCCGACCGTCCGGTACTCGACCTGATGATGGGGATGGAGCCGGGAAAGATTATTTACTCATCGTGCAAACCGTCGACAATGGCGCGCGACCTGCAAATCCTTTCTGAGAAGTACGAGATCAAGGAAATCTACCTGGTGGATATGTTTCCCCAGACCCATCATGTCGAGATGCTGAGTCTGCTGGTCAGGAAATAA
- a CDS encoding HlyC/CorC family transporter codes for MEILIAAGFIILAGFFAGSETGFMSLDRIHLHANLDTKDLRYKALDFLHRYPEDMIGAMLLGTNACIVAATLIFTSYLGRVLPGDPLIPLYVTLIETPTVLLISDVIPKIIFRKFADPIMHGLSFLYLLIFIIFYPFQFIFVKTIKMLLSIFRRGKKVHGTISREEFQEMLNMSADKGFLMEKEKEYIESIMNFKNVTAREVMVPQNRVVGVEENDSVAKAVELMIKSHHSKLPVFSKRIFNIIGFVDNKSLLTAKKDDPIKHYIQKSIYFPEIIPIDKLIVEMQSSIKQMVFLVDEYGGTSGVITSNDLVTEIVGEFMELGGGEIEKKGDEYIIKGSLDIDDMNDELRMGIKKEGFETIAGFLLHRMQRLPKAGDVYEEGRYRFEIKSIKEFRIDRIIVSLRRKAGAKKKNVKQKADNDHAAG; via the coding sequence ATGGAAATATTGATTGCTGCCGGATTTATAATTCTAGCGGGATTTTTCGCGGGGAGTGAAACAGGATTTATGTCGCTTGACAGGATTCATCTCCACGCCAACCTTGACACCAAAGACCTCAGGTATAAGGCGCTTGACTTCCTGCACCGTTATCCCGAGGATATGATCGGCGCAATGCTTTTAGGCACGAACGCCTGCATTGTGGCGGCGACACTGATATTTACTTCCTACCTAGGACGCGTCCTGCCGGGGGATCCGCTGATACCGTTATATGTAACCTTGATCGAAACCCCCACAGTTCTCCTTATTTCCGACGTTATTCCGAAAATCATATTCCGAAAGTTCGCCGATCCGATTATGCACGGGTTGTCGTTCCTGTATTTATTAATATTTATCATTTTTTATCCGTTCCAATTTATTTTTGTGAAAACCATTAAAATGCTGCTTTCGATTTTCAGACGGGGTAAAAAAGTGCACGGTACTATATCCCGCGAGGAATTCCAGGAAATGCTGAACATGAGCGCCGATAAGGGATTCCTGATGGAGAAGGAAAAGGAATATATTGAGAGCATTATGAACTTCAAGAATGTCACCGCGCGGGAGGTGATGGTTCCGCAGAACCGGGTGGTGGGTGTTGAGGAGAACGATTCGGTCGCGAAGGCGGTCGAGCTGATGATCAAGTCCCATCATTCGAAACTTCCCGTATTCTCCAAACGTATTTTTAATATCATCGGGTTTGTCGATAATAAGTCGCTCCTGACAGCGAAAAAGGACGACCCGATCAAGCATTATATCCAGAAATCGATTTATTTCCCGGAAATCATCCCGATCGATAAACTGATTGTCGAAATGCAATCCTCGATCAAGCAAATGGTGTTCCTTGTGGACGAGTACGGCGGTACGTCGGGTGTCATCACATCGAACGACCTTGTTACCGAAATAGTGGGCGAGTTTATGGAACTCGGCGGCGGGGAGATCGAGAAGAAGGGCGACGAGTATATTATTAAGGGAAGCCTCGATATTGACGATATGAACGACGAGCTCAGGATGGGTATCAAGAAGGAAGGATTCGAGACTATCGCGGGATTTCTCCTGCACCGGATGCAGCGTCTTCCTAAGGCGGGCGACGTTTATGAAGAGGGGCGTTACCGTTTCGAGATAAAAAGTATCAAGGAATTTCGGATAGATAGAATTATTGTCAGTCTCCGCCGTAAAGCCGGGGCTAAGAAAAAAAATGTGAAACAAAAGGCGGATAACGATCATGCTGCCGGATAA
- a CDS encoding MotA/TolQ/ExbB proton channel family protein — MIFTYIVQGGWVMVPIILASIIALGVFIERLAYLQKVNQNAKIINEKMKEKLKALRIDEALAVCENHPGPAANIMKAGLDVADKSREDIERSMEDASKYEMPKLNKNLPILGTIVSVSTLLGLLGTVLGMIQATSILATKGLANPSELIDGIAQALITTAAGLIVAIPALIAYNYLVSKIDSIISDIEISTTELIKLLKKKDEFRKDELRRW; from the coding sequence ATGATATTTACGTATATCGTCCAAGGCGGATGGGTCATGGTTCCCATCATTCTCGCATCGATCATCGCATTGGGAGTTTTTATCGAACGCCTTGCCTATTTACAGAAAGTGAACCAGAATGCCAAGATAATCAATGAGAAGATGAAGGAAAAGCTGAAAGCGCTCCGTATCGACGAGGCTCTCGCGGTATGTGAAAACCATCCCGGCCCCGCGGCAAACATCATGAAAGCCGGCCTCGACGTCGCCGATAAATCCCGTGAGGATATCGAGCGTTCGATGGAGGACGCGTCCAAATACGAGATGCCGAAGCTCAATAAAAACCTCCCTATTCTCGGAACTATCGTCAGCGTATCCACCCTTCTGGGCCTTCTCGGAACCGTTCTGGGTATGATCCAAGCCACCTCCATTCTGGCGACCAAGGGTCTCGCTAATCCGTCGGAACTGATCGACGGTATCGCGCAGGCGTTGATAACCACAGCCGCGGGCTTGATCGTGGCAATCCCCGCCCTGATCGCTTATAATTATCTTGTTTCGAAAATCGACTCTATCATTTCCGATATTGAAATCAGTACGACCGAACTTATTAAGCTGTTAAAGAAAAAGGACGAGTTCCGTAAAGACGAACTTCGCCGCTGGTAG